The sequence below is a genomic window from Methylotuvimicrobium alcaliphilum 20Z.
CTGCATCCTAATTCTTTCCAAGGATAACGCAGTCAAAAAAGGGAGCTTTAAGCTCCCTTTTTTGACTGTGAAAGTATGCGAACCGAAGCGGATGCGGTTGCTCGATCGACAGGCGTCGGCGGCAGGGCAGATTTTTGCTCCTGCAAAATCTGCATTCATGCCATCCATGGCAATCAGTCGCCGCCGTCGAGCCTACATGGACGTATTTACCCAGCACCTAAATTATCCATGTAATCAATCATGGCCAATAGGCTATGGAATTTAGGTGCTGGGTTTACGGCGTCCTGTCGGGCGAGTGACCGTACCCAGCCATTCCTCGCACTTTCATTTGCCGGGGCGATGGCCGGGCCTTCGAACGTTATGCCGTTTTTAAATCCGATAAGGCAACGCTTTTGTTAAAACGCTGCCCCCAAGATCCGGACTCAATCATTTTGATCGGACAATTACATCGGCCTTTTCTTGCAAATTAGCCATTACCGCACTAAATAACGACTGACCTAAAGCATTGGCAATATTTTTGGTTGCCAATTCCATTCGTTTTTTGTCTTCTTCAGTCATCTTGCCATCGGTTACATTCTTTAAGCTCACCAACACTTGCTCACCACTGCTCAAAGGCGCAACAAAAAGATTCGGCTGGTCAGCGACAGGTTTGGCGGCTTTAAAGACAGCCTGCAAAAGTTCGCCAGGAACTTCCGCACTGGTGCGCGACAAGCCTTTTATCGATTTGTGACTAACATCGTTTGCTTCTTCGGCTAATTTCTTCAAGTTCTCGCCGGCTATTGCCCGGCTTTTAAGATCGAACACGCGCTCTTCAGCCTGCCGTCTAGATTTCGATACCAACAACGCTTCGATGACGTCATTCTTGACTTCAGCCAGTTCGCGCACGGCAGCAGGCTGATGATCCTTGACATGCAATACGATCAATCGATCGCCCTCCAACTCGAGCGGCTCGCTGTTATTGCCTTTCAAGACATCTTCAGAAAATGCCGCATTACGAACCATCTGTTCCGCAGCGATCCCTTCGCCTTGGTCACGGGTAAAGAGTTTCGTCGTTTTAATCGTCAACCCTAAAGCGTCCGCTACTTCGAGCAAGTCTTCGGAATGCTCATAACTGAACTCCGTCAGCGTTTGCCCAAGCTCGTAATATTTGTTTTCGGCTTCTGTTTTTTGATAGGATCGTTTTACTTCATCCTTAACATCCTCGAAAGATTTAGTTTCTCGGGGAACCAGTTCGGTCACTTTAATCAGGTGATAACCGAAAGCCGATCTAACCGGATCGGAAATCTCACCCAATTGCAACGCACTCGCCGCATCCTCGAAAGCTTTTTCCATCACGCCGGCTTCGAACAGTCCTAAATCACCGCCGGATTTTGCCGTTAATTTATCATCGGACAAAGTTTCAGCAACTTTAGCAAACGACTCGGTTTGCAATTGCTGTTTCGCTGCCTGAGCCTTTGCCAACGCCGCCGCATCATCGGTTTCGCTAGTCACTGCAAACAGTATGTGGCTGATTTTTCGGCGCTCTTTAGTGCTGAAAAAATCCTTTTGCTCTTCATAAAAAGCACGCAATTTATCGTCGACAACTTCGACCGCGTCGGCAAGCTCATTTAGCGATAACTCGATATAATCGACCGAAACTTGCTCAGGGGTACGATAATTATCTTGATATTGCCGGTAAAAAGCTTCAATTTCTTCTTCACTGGGCTGCTCGTCAATCGTCTTGACCGAAACGGTCAAATATTCAATATCCCGCAGCTGATTTTGAATTTTAAAAAAACTTTCAACATCGTATGGTGTAGCAAAACTGCTTTTAACGACCGCATGTTGAAATTGCTCCATCATCAATGCATTCTTGATTCTGCCTACAAATTCCATCGAAGACATGCCTTGAGAGCCCAGCAATGCTTGGTATTGGTTTTTATCAAACTTGCCGTCAACCTGAAAGTAATCCAAGGACTGGATAAAATCCCTAGCCGTTTTATCGGTTATCACCAAGCCTTGCGATTGCACATGCTGCAAAAGCACCTCATCTTGAATCAATTTTTGCAGTGCTTGCTGCTTAAGCGTTTCCTCGTCGATATCCAAACCTTGCAAACTTTGACTGAATTGAGCGTAGGCTTTAGATACATCGCGCTGAAAAAAATCTCTATCGCCGACTGATGCAACCGGAGTTTCTTTTCCAACATCGACATAGTTTTGAATTCCCCATAAAGCAAAAGGCACTGTGATTGCAATCAGAATGACCCACGAGAATACGCCCTGCGCTTTTTCTCTTATCTTTGTCAGCATATGCTAGATCCTTAAATAAAAGTAACTTGATTTGTAAGAACACTGATGTGGATTGATTCTTAGGCTACCGCCAAATTTCCACTCGACCCCTTTTTGGATTTTGTGATTATACCCATCGCAGATCAAAATTCGGCACCAGGGTGTCCGTCAAAGGGCGCCGTGAACCCGGCACCTAAATTATCCAAGATAGTTAACCATAGCCAATGGACTATGGAATTTAGGTGCCGGGTGAATACATCCCTGTAGACCCTATGCCAGCTCCATGCTGGCAAAGCCATTGCCGCACACCCTGGCGCCTCCTCAGACACTGCCGAAATTTGAAGTGCGTAAGGAATAATAACGTCCTGGAACTATGAGCTTTGTTGAGGGTTCGGCAACTCGCTTGGCAGGACGCCATGAACCCAGCACCAATTATCCAAGATAATTAACCATGGCCAGTGGGCTATGGAATTTAGGTGCTGAATGAATACGCCCATGTTGATCCCATGCTCCCTCAGTTAGCGTTAGGCGAGGGACCACATACTCCTCAGGTACTGCCGAAATTTGATATAGTGAAAAACCGCTCGACTTCATTAAAGATGCGGGGGTGACTGTCGGAAATCCCGCAACTAAAACATTTGGAATTTAGGAGCTGGATGAACCCATATATGGAACCTGGCGATAGCCTGAACACCATGACCCAGCACCTCCAGGAAATTAGCCGCCTTTTCAATCAGATCGGAGTAAAAGCTACCTTTAATCGACGCAAAAAAAAACCCCGAACCGTGTAACGGCCCGGGGTTTTATATTTGGCGGAGCGGACGGGACTCGAACCCGCGACCCCCGGCGTGACAGGCCGGTATTCTAACCAACTGAACTACCGCTCCTAAGTCTGTGGTGGGTGCTGAGGGGATCGAACCCCCGACCCTCGCCTTGTAAGGGCGATGC
It includes:
- a CDS encoding SurA N-terminal domain-containing protein, with protein sequence MLTKIREKAQGVFSWVILIAITVPFALWGIQNYVDVGKETPVASVGDRDFFQRDVSKAYAQFSQSLQGLDIDEETLKQQALQKLIQDEVLLQHVQSQGLVITDKTARDFIQSLDYFQVDGKFDKNQYQALLGSQGMSSMEFVGRIKNALMMEQFQHAVVKSSFATPYDVESFFKIQNQLRDIEYLTVSVKTIDEQPSEEEIEAFYRQYQDNYRTPEQVSVDYIELSLNELADAVEVVDDKLRAFYEEQKDFFSTKERRKISHILFAVTSETDDAAALAKAQAAKQQLQTESFAKVAETLSDDKLTAKSGGDLGLFEAGVMEKAFEDAASALQLGEISDPVRSAFGYHLIKVTELVPRETKSFEDVKDEVKRSYQKTEAENKYYELGQTLTEFSYEHSEDLLEVADALGLTIKTTKLFTRDQGEGIAAEQMVRNAAFSEDVLKGNNSEPLELEGDRLIVLHVKDHQPAAVRELAEVKNDVIEALLVSKSRRQAEERVFDLKSRAIAGENLKKLAEEANDVSHKSIKGLSRTSAEVPGELLQAVFKAAKPVADQPNLFVAPLSSGEQVLVSLKNVTDGKMTEEDKKRMELATKNIANALGQSLFSAVMANLQEKADVIVRSK